A genomic region of Papaver somniferum cultivar HN1 chromosome 7, ASM357369v1, whole genome shotgun sequence contains the following coding sequences:
- the LOC113293947 gene encoding uncharacterized protein LOC113293947 gives MTQETLKRKLFQSTEEIVSPKWTQACREEIVSINRNKTWILVDKPAGVKVIGLKWVFKIKRNADGTINKYKARLVAKGYVQESGIDFDEVFAPVDRLETIRLLIAEAASNS, from the coding sequence ATGACCCAAGAAACTTTAAAGAGGAAATTGTTTCAATCAACAGAGGAAATTGTCTCACCTAAATGGACACAAGCCTGTAGAGAAGAAAttgtttcaatcaacagaaacaagacttggatTTTAGTTGACAAACCTGCAGGAGTAAAAGTAATTGGTCTCAAGTGGGTCTTTAAGATAAAACGAAATGCTGATGGTACAATTAACAAATACAAAGCAAGACTTGTAGCCAAAGGGTAtgtacaagaatcaggcatagactttgatgaagtctTCGCACCAGTGGATAGACTTGAGACAATACGTCTTTTGATTgcagaagctgcatcaaactcATAG